A part of Acipenser ruthenus chromosome 12, fAciRut3.2 maternal haplotype, whole genome shotgun sequence genomic DNA contains:
- the dars2 gene encoding aspartate--tRNA ligase, mitochondrial isoform X2 — MRCTHIGEQVTICGWIQYQRHGLFVILRDFSGLIQILIPQDASAGHLKKTLNDLPLESVVRVTGNVVPRPPGQENSEMPTGEIEVQAQDVEVLNICKKLPFEIKDFVKKSEALRMQYRYLDLRSVQMQYNLRLRSRMVMKIKEYLCNLHGFVDVETPTLFKRTPGGAKEFVVPSREPGRFYSLPQSPQQFKQLLMVAGIDRYFQVARCYRDEGSKPDRQPEFTQVDIEMSFVDQAGIRKLIEGLIQYSWPEDKGQIGVPFPSITYSEAMQYYGIDKPDTRFEWKIIDISEGFRNTDIGFLRDALSKPEGSVRAICVPDGAKHLKSKDIEFLRKDSRAQFNQEVSVVALKPDGTWKSPLSKLLTEEQKHLLCQATQAKAGDLLLLTAGEHEPVCRALGKLRLQCAELLESRGVAVRDSSAFHFLWVVDFPLFLPKEDEPDKLESAHHPFTAPHPQDALLLYTQPDKVRSQHYDLVLNGSEIGGGSIRIHNAELQQYVLEKILKEDKRLLSHLIEALDSGAPPHGGIALGLDRFIAIIVGAPSIRDVIAFPKSYRGRDLMSNAPDFVAAEDLVPYHISVAWPAVSQEAEGEQPEIPASGKGFNHT; from the exons ATGCGGTGTACACACATTGGAGAACAGGTCACTATTTGTGGATGGATTCAGTATCAAAG acatGGTCTGTTTGTGATCCTGAGAGATTTCAGCGGTCTGATACAAATTCTCATTCCACAAGATGCG TCAGCAGGGCACCTGAAGAAAACTCTGAATGATCTGCCCTTGGAGTCTGTTGTGAGAGTGACAGGAAATGTTGTTCCCCGGCCACCTGGACAGGAAAACTCG GAGATGCCAACTGGGGAAATTGAAGTCCAAGCACAAGACGTTGAAGTTCTGAATATCTGCAAAAAGCTTCCATTTGAAATTAAAGACTTTGTGAAG AAATCAGAAGCGCTCCGTATGCAGTACCGGTACCTCGACCTGCGCAGTGTCCAGATGCAGTACAACCTGAGACTGAGGTCTCGCATGGTGATGAAAATTAAAGAGTATCTCTGTAATCTACATG GATTTGTGGATGTGGAAACGCCAACATTATTTAAAAGAACACCAGGG GGTGCAAAGGAGTTTGTGGTGCCCTCTAGGGAGCCTGGCAGGTTTTACTCACTCCCTCAGAGTCCACAGCAGTTCAAACAGCTACTCATGGTTGCTGGGATCGACAG GTACTTCCAAGTGGCTCGCTGTTACAGGGATGAAGGGTCGAAGCCAGACAGGCAGCCAGAATTCACTCAG GTAGATATTGAGATGTCTTTTGTGGACCAAGCTGGAATCCGCAAGCTGATTGAAGGACTGATCCAGTACTCCTGGCCGGAAGACAAGGGCCAGATTGGTGTCCCATTCCCTTCCATCACATACTCTGAGGCTATGCAATACTATGGCATTGACAAGCCAGACACACGCTTCGAATGGAAG ATCATTGACATCAGTGAAGGattcagaaatacagacattGGTTTCCTCAGAGATGCTCTGAGCAAGCCAGAAGGATCTGTTAGGGCTATCTGTGTGCCTGACGGAGCA AAACACCTAAAGAGCAAGGATATAGAATTCCTCAGAAAAGACTCCAGGGCACAATTCAATCAG GAAGTGAGTGTGGTTGCCCTGAAGCCAGACGGTACCTGGAAGTCTCCCCTCAGCAAGCTCCTGACAGAGGAGCAGAAACATCTCCTCTGTCAGGCAACACAAGCCAAAGCAGGAGACCTGCTGCTGCTTACTGCCGGGGAGCACGAGCCTGTG TGCCGTGCCCTGGGGAAGCTGAGACTGCAGTGTGCCGAGCTGCTGGAGTCGAGGGGGGTGGCAGTTCGGGACTCCTCCGCCTTCCACTTCCTGTGGGTGGTGGACTTCCCCCTCTTTCTTCCCAAAGAGGACGAGCCAGACAAGCTGGAGTCTGCCCACCACCCCTTTACTGCACCGCACCCCCAGGATGCCCTCCTCCTCTACACCCAGCCCGACAAG GTTCGTAGCCAACACTATGACCTCGTCCTGAATGGAAGTGAAATTGGAGGAGGGTCTATCCGTATTCACAATGCTGAACTGCAGCAATATGTCTTGGAGAAGATACTAAAG GAGGACAAGCGTTTGCTTTCACACCTGATTGAAGCTCTAGATTCTGGGGCACCCCCTCATGGTGGAATTGCACTGG GTTTAGACCGGTTCATCGCAATCATAGTTGGAGCTCCAAGTATACGAGATGTGATTGCTTTCCCCAAGTCTTACCGGGGTCGTGACCTCATGAGTAATGCCCCAGACTTTGTGGCTGCAGAAGACTTAGTGCCTTACCACATCAGCGTCGCATGGCCCGCAGTCAGCcaggaggctgagggggagcaaCCTGAGATACCTGCCAGTGGGAAAGGATTTAATCACACATGA
- the dars2 gene encoding aspartate--tRNA ligase, mitochondrial isoform X1, with protein MLVIMSCRISNIVHKVLVSSIRRESTNSLGLVRKKCVRLSLPIVSNTTQWISTDHRLCSQKNMPDQNSFASRTHACGEMRCTHIGEQVTICGWIQYQRHGLFVILRDFSGLIQILIPQDASAGHLKKTLNDLPLESVVRVTGNVVPRPPGQENSEMPTGEIEVQAQDVEVLNICKKLPFEIKDFVKKSEALRMQYRYLDLRSVQMQYNLRLRSRMVMKIKEYLCNLHGFVDVETPTLFKRTPGGAKEFVVPSREPGRFYSLPQSPQQFKQLLMVAGIDRYFQVARCYRDEGSKPDRQPEFTQVDIEMSFVDQAGIRKLIEGLIQYSWPEDKGQIGVPFPSITYSEAMQYYGIDKPDTRFEWKIIDISEGFRNTDIGFLRDALSKPEGSVRAICVPDGAKHLKSKDIEFLRKDSRAQFNQEVSVVALKPDGTWKSPLSKLLTEEQKHLLCQATQAKAGDLLLLTAGEHEPVCRALGKLRLQCAELLESRGVAVRDSSAFHFLWVVDFPLFLPKEDEPDKLESAHHPFTAPHPQDALLLYTQPDKVRSQHYDLVLNGSEIGGGSIRIHNAELQQYVLEKILKEDKRLLSHLIEALDSGAPPHGGIALGLDRFIAIIVGAPSIRDVIAFPKSYRGRDLMSNAPDFVAAEDLVPYHISVAWPAVSQEAEGEQPEIPASGKGFNHT; from the exons ATCAAAACAGTTTTGCATCTCGCACCCATGCTTGTGGAGAAATGCGGTGTACACACATTGGAGAACAGGTCACTATTTGTGGATGGATTCAGTATCAAAG acatGGTCTGTTTGTGATCCTGAGAGATTTCAGCGGTCTGATACAAATTCTCATTCCACAAGATGCG TCAGCAGGGCACCTGAAGAAAACTCTGAATGATCTGCCCTTGGAGTCTGTTGTGAGAGTGACAGGAAATGTTGTTCCCCGGCCACCTGGACAGGAAAACTCG GAGATGCCAACTGGGGAAATTGAAGTCCAAGCACAAGACGTTGAAGTTCTGAATATCTGCAAAAAGCTTCCATTTGAAATTAAAGACTTTGTGAAG AAATCAGAAGCGCTCCGTATGCAGTACCGGTACCTCGACCTGCGCAGTGTCCAGATGCAGTACAACCTGAGACTGAGGTCTCGCATGGTGATGAAAATTAAAGAGTATCTCTGTAATCTACATG GATTTGTGGATGTGGAAACGCCAACATTATTTAAAAGAACACCAGGG GGTGCAAAGGAGTTTGTGGTGCCCTCTAGGGAGCCTGGCAGGTTTTACTCACTCCCTCAGAGTCCACAGCAGTTCAAACAGCTACTCATGGTTGCTGGGATCGACAG GTACTTCCAAGTGGCTCGCTGTTACAGGGATGAAGGGTCGAAGCCAGACAGGCAGCCAGAATTCACTCAG GTAGATATTGAGATGTCTTTTGTGGACCAAGCTGGAATCCGCAAGCTGATTGAAGGACTGATCCAGTACTCCTGGCCGGAAGACAAGGGCCAGATTGGTGTCCCATTCCCTTCCATCACATACTCTGAGGCTATGCAATACTATGGCATTGACAAGCCAGACACACGCTTCGAATGGAAG ATCATTGACATCAGTGAAGGattcagaaatacagacattGGTTTCCTCAGAGATGCTCTGAGCAAGCCAGAAGGATCTGTTAGGGCTATCTGTGTGCCTGACGGAGCA AAACACCTAAAGAGCAAGGATATAGAATTCCTCAGAAAAGACTCCAGGGCACAATTCAATCAG GAAGTGAGTGTGGTTGCCCTGAAGCCAGACGGTACCTGGAAGTCTCCCCTCAGCAAGCTCCTGACAGAGGAGCAGAAACATCTCCTCTGTCAGGCAACACAAGCCAAAGCAGGAGACCTGCTGCTGCTTACTGCCGGGGAGCACGAGCCTGTG TGCCGTGCCCTGGGGAAGCTGAGACTGCAGTGTGCCGAGCTGCTGGAGTCGAGGGGGGTGGCAGTTCGGGACTCCTCCGCCTTCCACTTCCTGTGGGTGGTGGACTTCCCCCTCTTTCTTCCCAAAGAGGACGAGCCAGACAAGCTGGAGTCTGCCCACCACCCCTTTACTGCACCGCACCCCCAGGATGCCCTCCTCCTCTACACCCAGCCCGACAAG GTTCGTAGCCAACACTATGACCTCGTCCTGAATGGAAGTGAAATTGGAGGAGGGTCTATCCGTATTCACAATGCTGAACTGCAGCAATATGTCTTGGAGAAGATACTAAAG GAGGACAAGCGTTTGCTTTCACACCTGATTGAAGCTCTAGATTCTGGGGCACCCCCTCATGGTGGAATTGCACTGG GTTTAGACCGGTTCATCGCAATCATAGTTGGAGCTCCAAGTATACGAGATGTGATTGCTTTCCCCAAGTCTTACCGGGGTCGTGACCTCATGAGTAATGCCCCAGACTTTGTGGCTGCAGAAGACTTAGTGCCTTACCACATCAGCGTCGCATGGCCCGCAGTCAGCcaggaggctgagggggagcaaCCTGAGATACCTGCCAGTGGGAAAGGATTTAATCACACATGA